A stretch of DNA from Diospyros lotus cultivar Yz01 chromosome 14, ASM1463336v1, whole genome shotgun sequence:
ttttttttcttgtttaaacgtatttgtcatttatatttatggggACGTTTTGCTTAAATAATTGAGATTTTGTATTTCCAAGGGTCGTGCAAGAGAAGCCGGAGAGATAAACAAAAGTTTGCTAACTCTTGGACGAGTTATTAGTGCTCTTGTGGAGCATCTTGGGCATGTCCCTTACAGGTTATTTATTTTACACTTCTCAAGTTCTCTTGCtgatttatttgtaattttcatttttttctcactTCTACATTTCTAACTACGATTATAAATTGGTATTCAGGGATAGCAAGCTCACACGTCTTCTCCGTGATTCCCTGGGTGGAAGAACAAAAACATGCATTATTGCTACAGTATCACCGGCTGTCCATTGCCTGGAGGAGACTTTGAGTACATTGGATTATGCACACAGGGCAAAGAACATCAAGAATAGGCCTGAGGTTGAAATTGGCACATAATTTTCTCCTCCAGCTTTAGAGCATATTTCCTCTCATTCCCCTCTTCCCCCTGTTATTTCATGGAGCTCCCTACCTGATTATAtgacaattttattttctatgtatatCTGTGTTTCCGTACTCAGTATAACGTATCAAATAACCATGCAAATTATCAAGCTtcagaaaaaaaagataagacaACTCCATCATACTTCAATTGGTATGTCATAACTCATTTTCTGATTTTGGATGTTACTTGGTTTCCAATTGTGCACATATGTGTTTGCTCATTGAAACAAAACGGTTTATATACTTCAAAGTCAGTGCATCCTATTACTTGTAGCCTCTAGGTATTGGTATTAAAATTGCAATTTTTTAAACTACTTTAATGGTATCAAGTACAAGCATTATCTCTGAGTTGGAATGCATTAAACAATTTTATACCATTTTGTTAGTTGGATTAAGATTATTTTAAAGGGAAAATACattactttatatttttatctgtAAGTAGAAAATTGTTAGAGGTTTGTGCCATATTGCAAGTAGTCCAGGAATTATCTTAGTGGAAGCAAGTTCAAACTTCTTGAATCATGTTGCCAGTGATTCTGTAATATCTTCTTCTAATTGTTCTAATATCATGCGTGAGCAGTTTATGAAAAAGTTTGCCTGGGTAGGTCCAAAATGTATATGGCCTTTCTTGTAGGCAATTTTTGTATTTGCTATTTATCTTAATGGTCTTAATGTTTTGGTGCTTCTTTTTTGGccttctaaaataattttgccCTTTTGTCTTAAGGCTCAATTTGtactattttttccttttatattgtGTAGGTCAACCAGAAAATGATGAAATCAACTCTTATAAAAGATCTTTATGGTGAAATTGATCGACTCAAAGCTGGTACAGAACTTGACTTTTTGAATTCCTGTAGTTGGTGAACAGATAATTCTAGCTGCAATTGACTTTTCcaggaatatattttttagggATTTTTTAGTGGTTTATTGACTTCTTATCATCCAGAGGTATATGCTGCACGGGAAAAAAATGGTGTCTATATACCAAAGGAACGATACCATCAAGAAGAGACAGAAAGGAAGGTACTGCATGTCACCTTTCTTCTTGTATTTTTCCCAGTGTTTCTGCAGAGCTATGATATGTCTTACAAATTACTTTAATATTTATAGTGAACACTAATCACCTTGAGAATGCGACTCAGGCTTTTTGTGGTCAATAAGACTAGTGCTGTTGCCTGTATGAATGTTTGGCATAAATTTCTGTGATAAGAAACATGGCTCTTTCTGGTTGCAAGGGTTGAATGCACCTTGGATTAATAGACATTCTGGATATTTGTTTCCATAGTTGTTTTGTAGTGGTTCTCTCAGAAATGGTATTCCTATAACAGtcatttcttaataattatattctttCTTCATGTGTAGGCAATGGCTGATCAGATTGAACAAATGGGAGTCACAATAGAAACCCATCAGAAGGTCAGTATAATTCAGACTAAATTTGACGTGCCATAGAGTTTCTTCTGTTGTCCAATTGtgtgatttttgttttactTGACGTACTTCTGTTTTCCATGTCAGCAACTTGAGGAGTTGCAAGGTAAATACGATGTTCAGGTTCAAAAGTGCTCTGATTTAAGTATGAAACTGGACACCACCCAGGCAAGTAATATCATATTTGGTTATGTCTGGATTTGAATTGTTTCTAGGGCTGAGCttgtaattcaaaattttgcagaaaaacttgaatcaaacaaacaaaatgtTGTCCAGCACTGAAGATGAGTTAAGAAGATGCCAGTATGCCCTTAAGGAGCGTGATTTTATTATCTCTGAACAGAAGAAAGCAGGTACCTTTATGCTATGTTCTGGAACTGCCTTTTTTGGAATGACaggaaaataaaatgtttatgtGCGTGTAAAAACttatgtttttcattttatcattattatttttaatactgTTAAATATCTTAGTTCAAATGGAGGTTGTGTGTTGAAATTTCATTGCTTGCTCTGtctcaattttttgaaaatttggaacAGAAAATGCCTTGGCTCATCAAGCATGTGTTTTGCAATCTGATTTGGAGAAATCTCTGCAGGATAATGCTTCCCTATATATGAAAATTGGTATGTGTATCAGTTAATCCCTATTGGAGTACTGGCTCCTGAATATATTTCTGACTGGTGCTTGTCTGATGTGATTGTTTGTAGCAAGGGAAGACAAACTGAATGTTAATAACAGATCAATTGTGAACAATTTTCAAACTGAGCTTGTGCAGCAACTGGGTTCTCTGTGTAATACAGTAACAATATCAATTTCTCGGCAGAATGAACACCTCCACGGCATTGAGAAACTCTGTCATTCTTTTCTGGAAACTCAAAACAAGGTAATGCTGAAACTTTGGCAgatctctcgatctctctcccccccccctcccttaaaaaaaaaaaaatcctgctCACATGTGGATGCTTGCAAAAATTCCTTACAGGCTATCactgatttaaagaaaaaaatgactgCCTCAAGGGCAATGTATATCTCTCACATTGAAGCCATGCAAAATGTGGTTCGTTTGCACAACGCAAACTCTAATGCTGGTCTAGAAGAGATTTCAGCATCAATTTCTTCTAATGTGCATTCAATTGAACAGGTAGGTAGCAGTAACTtcaattttcttgccttttagttttatttatttatttgcttctTTGTAATCCTCACATTATTGTATAGATAGTAAACTAGCatatttgtttggtttttcTGCAATCAGTTTTTAGCTGCTGAAGCTGTTGAAGCAAATTCTATATTTGATGATCTTCGAGGCATTTTATCAACTCATCAAGGAGAAATGGCACATTTTACAAGAGAACTTCGTCAGGTTTGACTTAACCCTACATTTTAATCTGGAAAGTATTTACATCATGATTGTAACGATACAAATTCTAAGATGTAGCATGCAGTATGAGATCTGGTTACTTATGAACTTCCATAGTTCTTTAGGTCCATGCATTGGTTGGTTGATGAATTGTtctaaaatgaaatttcaaggTTCTTCACTATTTTCTGCATTTTTGTATTGGTTATTGATTTTATTCAGCTGCATATCTTACTGTTATTTAAAACTTGAACagtctttatctttttctttcctagCACTCTTCATCATTTACAATTGTGCAGAGGTTTAATGTCAGTGTCGAGCACTCAAAAAAAATCTCAGAGTTCACTCATGGATTTCTCCATGAACTTATTGAAGAGTTAGGAAAGCTCCAGAGTCATGCAACGCAAAGTGATGAAATTCAGAGGACAAGTATTGCAGAATTTCAGAAGGCTTATGAGGTACatatttagaattttagttATAGAGTTAAAATGAGTGCATTGACATTTAAGCTCTACATGTGCAGGAGCAGTCAAAGTCAGATGCTGAGAAGCTTATTGCTGATGTGACCAATTTAGTCTCTCATCACATTCGTCGTCAAAAGGAATTGGTTTGTTTACTGTCTCTTCTTGTTTCGGTTTTACTCATTGCTTGTCAATTCTCCTTCTTAGGAAGGACCAATGCACATCCTGGCAGGTGGATGCACGGCTTGTTGGTTTGAAAGAAACCGTTATTGGAAACAAAACATTTTTGGACGAGCATGTCTCGTCAATGAAGGGTATCACAACAGATGCGAAAAGAAAATGGCAGGAATTCTCCATGCAAGCAGATAATGATGCACAAGACAGTGCTGATTTCTCTGCTGCCAAACATTGCCGCATGGAGTTACTTCTCCAGCAATGGTAAGAAATTTTCCATTACATTGTTCTTTGACCTGATTCTATTGGGTCTATACTGCTTGGATCTTGGCCTTCCCTCATGTTTCTTTTGGTTGGCTTCTTTGCCCttgtttcctctctctctctctctgtctgtctctgtctctctctctctcttacacacacacgcacatgcaCATTTTCCCTGTGGTTAGCGAGTAGTGAAGTCTGCAATTATTGCCGTTTTGCTGTTTTTCTTAGTACTCCTGTTGTTTATTTCAACCTGTTTTCTTCAGTGTAAACACTGTTGAAACGGCTTCCCAGCACTGGAAAAGGACACATGAGTCGGTAAATGAAAGAGGCAGTCAACATGTCTCAACAATGATGGCCCTTGTCAGGTCAGTTAACAGTTTTTTAATTGAACACCCCCCTCaagatattttttcttttttgcaataAACAGAAGAATGTAAAAATGCCATTATTTTATGGCTTTGAATATTTGTGGCTCTCCCTGGTGTAATGGCTAACTTTGACAGAACTGTTCCTGGCTTTAAGATGACCTTTTATAggagaaaatataatattttcccAGTTATAAACTATGGAATTATTTTTGGGTGTATTATGGCACAAAACAAAAACTGTTTTTTTATGCCTATACACTAAACAGTATTTCCCTGAATTTTTAAATTCCAAGCTGTCACATGGGTTCCAAATTGAGTCAATTCTGCATTGTGACAGGAATGTGTCTGATACTAATGTGCAACATGATTCTGAGATTGCTTCTGCAACGGCTGCTGCTGAAGACGATGTGGCAAGGAATTGTGAAGATCTCATTCAGCATTGTGATAGTGAGTGTCTATATCTTGTGCAGTTTGAATGCTGCAGTTAATGTTTTAACTCTTTTCAATTGTTTCAAACAGATCCtgttattttatgaatgaaCCTGAAGTTTGGATTTTGACTAATTTCGCATGAGTAGGTTTAAATTCCATGAGTTGCTAATACAACTGAACACTTACTTTAACGAGTAATGTGCCCATATGCCCTTGTGTAGATAggatttaaattatcataaaagTTTTTGATGAATTGCACCTTTTACACTTGTTTAAACCCTACCCTTATTAGTtttgttcctttttttgtttaaatttgatttttaattgttttttgaaGAATTGAATTCTAGCTGGTCAGCCTTATAGGCTGCCTAAGACGATTACAAGAACTTATTAGCAAAACCTCTGGTTGGTCTTAGGGTTGCATGTCGGCATGTGATTATGTACCTAAGCATGCCTTTACATGGCTTGTTGGATGTGTGAAGTAGCTACTTTTCAATCTTCAGTTGAATCTATTTATGAAGAGTTGTATTGACCAGAGCATGCTGTATTTTCTCATTGCTATTATATAGTGCAGAGAAGATAGTATTATATTTTTGATGGTTAAGGTAATATATACTTTCCAGCAGTTTGCAGCCTATACGACGAGTATCAAATACTGGATTATGTTTACAAGAGAAACAATGTCACATCTGTAAAGTTTTTCTATCATGTTCTAGCCCTACCTGTTTGTAACAATGGAAATGGCCTCCCTTTTGGGATATGGTTGCATATGCTCGACTCTCATCAGTTCCTAGCAGGGGCAGGAGCTTAACGCATGTTTATACTCTTTTTCAGTGATTACCACCACTAGAAATCatcaagtaaatattttttccatatttaATATAATCCTTCCAACACTCATTTTCAAAGTATTACCTTTGCCAACATACTCCATTTACATGCATATCTCTTTGCATTTTCCAATAAACTTGAGTTTTATTATGCAGAAGGCAATTAATGAATAGTAATTGTTGTTTCTATATGTAACATTTTATTTTGGAACTGTTTTCAGTTGTATCAGGACAAGAGCGTGGATGTGTAACTGGTATTTTAGCAGAAGTCAAGGATCATGGAGATACTATTGGAGTTCTTCGTGAAGATCACTCGGTCCAACTTGCTTCTATTGAACAAAAAGCAGCGGATACCTTTGGGCAGAAATATATGGTATGCTTATCTTATTACCAGTAATTGAAGATTGTCTTCCTTGAGGGATGTATGTTTGGCTTTCCCCACTTCTTGTTAGTCTATTTGTGAACCACAAAAGATGACAACCAGAATATGAATGCtgatattattttatgagaagaagaaaaaagctTCCTGATCATTCTGCAAATATAACACATCACCTAAACTCATCAGGGTTTCAGGATGTTAATGCCTTGGCTGTTTGCATAATCAAAAGTGGTTTGATTTATTTGCTGATTGCTTTAAATGATGCCCAGGATTATGAGCCAACAGGTACAACACCAATTAGAAGTGAGCTGGACATTCCAAGTAAGGGGACTATTGAATCTCTTCGAACCATGCCAATCGAGGCGCTTCTAGAGGAATTTCGAGAAAACCATTCATATGAATCATTTGAAGTAAAAGAACAAAAGCCTTGTGTCATACCACGGTCACCCCTGGCTCAACTCAATTGATAGAAACGAGTTTTATGGTCAGATCAGCACATGAGAtttgttttgtatttgtattttcatgtatattgtttattattgtatttgaaaaacacaaaaaagcATGGCTCGGTCTCATGGGCTTCTAATATTTCTGGATACTTCATAGTGCAGAAATGTAACATGTCAGGGAGCCTGAATAATCCCTTGGGATTTTTAAATGGTAGGTGGATCAAGGTGTAAAATGAGGGAAGCTTCAAATTATTCCTCCAAAGTTGTTCAACTACTAGGAGGATTTATGTTTTCTTGAAGCATTTGTTATGTAATGCAAGAACATTTTTGATTAACCCTAAAGATCACACTTCCTTCAGTATCTATAGCTCTGGCCTTGGCATCATTTCCTTTGTCTAAACTATTACTTCTTGCAACTTTATGAGGAATGTTGGAACTTAATTTTACCTTGAATGTTAGTCCTTGTGCCGTGCCAGATTTTGTGTGAGATGCATGTGAGTAGTGGTAATCTTGTTTGAATGcatatttttggttgatatgcatatatatatatatatatatacacacactataTTCATCCTGTTTTGGTGTGCGTCTGACAGAATTGTGGAAAGTGACATTGTGTTTGGGGTTGTATTTTGTCTGATGTTATCTCAACTCAATTGTGGGAAGTGACGTTGTGTCTGGGgtttatattttggttatgacAGTGAACTTTCACAGCAACATTTTCAAGAAGGGCCATAAACGGGCAGTCGGCTTGAACTGTAGCGTGGGGACGTGTTTTGCTGTTAGGGAATGTGTATTTAATTGAGTAAAcaagatattataaataatcCCTAGGTTTAAAATTAGAATCAAATTCAATATTCATCTAGTAttcaatatttacaaaaaaaaaaaaaaaaagaatccttaaatttaaaattttgtcatttttttttattctagatAGAGATGTCAaacgggccggcccggcccgccaccaagtgg
This window harbors:
- the LOC127789533 gene encoding kinesin-like protein KIN-5C isoform X3, with product MRQSGPNGELPPEAGVIPRAVKQIFDTLESQNAEYSVKVTFLELYNEEITDLLAPEEMSRVALEEKQKKQLPLMEDGKGGVLVRGLEEEIVTSASEIFTLLERGSAKRRTAETLLNKQSSRSHSLFSITIHIKEATPEGEELIKCGKLNLVDLAGSENISRSGAREGRAREAGEINKSLLTLGRVISALVEHLGHVPYRDSKLTRLLRDSLGGRTKTCIIATVSPAVHCLEETLSTLDYAHRAKNIKNRPEVNQKMMKSTLIKDLYGEIDRLKAEVYAAREKNGVYIPKERYHQEETERKAMADQIEQMGVTIETHQKQLEELQGKYDVQVQKCSDLSMKLDTTQKNLNQTNKMLSSTEDELRRCQYALKERDFIISEQKKAENALAHQACVLQSDLEKSLQDNASLYMKIAREDKLNVNNRSIVNNFQTELVQQLGSLCNTVTISISRQNEHLHGIEKLCHSFLETQNKAITDLKKKMTASRAMYISHIEAMQNVVRLHNANSNAGLEEISASISSNVHSIEQFLAAEAVEANSIFDDLRGILSTHQGEMAHFTRELRQRFNVSVEHSKKISEFTHGFLHELIEELGKLQSHATQSDEIQRTSIAEFQKAYEEQSKSDAEKLIADVTNLVSHHIRRQKELVDARLVGLKETVIGNKTFLDEHVSSMKGITTDAKRKWQEFSMQADNDAQDSADFSAAKHCRMELLLQQCVNTVETASQHWKRTHESVNERGSQHVSTMMALVRNVSDTNVQHDSEIASATAAAEDDVARNCEDLIQHCDIVSGQERGCVTGILAEVKDHGDTIGVLREDHSVQLASIEQKAADTFGQKYMDYEPTGTTPIRSELDIPSKGTIESLRTMPIEALLEEFRENHSYESFEVKEQKPCVIPRSPLAQLN
- the LOC127789533 gene encoding kinesin-like protein KIN-5C isoform X1, coding for MSGRHEKEKGVNVQVLLRCRPFSEEELRNNAPQVVTCNEYQREVAVSQNIAGKVIDRIFIFDKVFGPSAQQRDLYDQAIIPIVNEVLEGFNCTIFAYGQTGTGKTYTMEGECKRSKSGPNGELPPEAGVIPRAVKQIFDTLESQNAEYSVKVTFLELYNEEITDLLAPEEMSRVALEEKQKKQLPLMEDGKGGVLVRGLEEEIVTSASEIFTLLERGSAKRRTAETLLNKQSSRSHSLFSITIHIKEATPEGEELIKCGKLNLVDLAGSENISRSGAREGRAREAGEINKSLLTLGRVISALVEHLGHVPYRDSKLTRLLRDSLGGRTKTCIIATVSPAVHCLEETLSTLDYAHRAKNIKNRPEVNQKMMKSTLIKDLYGEIDRLKAEVYAAREKNGVYIPKERYHQEETERKAMADQIEQMGVTIETHQKQLEELQGKYDVQVQKCSDLSMKLDTTQKNLNQTNKMLSSTEDELRRCQYALKERDFIISEQKKAENALAHQACVLQSDLEKSLQDNASLYMKIAREDKLNVNNRSIVNNFQTELVQQLGSLCNTVTISISRQNEHLHGIEKLCHSFLETQNKAITDLKKKMTASRAMYISHIEAMQNVVRLHNANSNAGLEEISASISSNVHSIEQFLAAEAVEANSIFDDLRGILSTHQGEMAHFTRELRQRFNVSVEHSKKISEFTHGFLHELIEELGKLQSHATQSDEIQRTSIAEFQKAYEEQSKSDAEKLIADVTNLVSHHIRRQKELVDARLVGLKETVIGNKTFLDEHVSSMKGITTDAKRKWQEFSMQADNDAQDSADFSAAKHCRMELLLQQCVNTVETASQHWKRTHESVNERGSQHVSTMMALVRNVSDTNVQHDSEIASATAAAEDDVARNCEDLIQHCDIVSGQERGCVTGILAEVKDHGDTIGVLREDHSVQLASIEQKAADTFGQKYMDYEPTGTTPIRSELDIPSKGTIESLRTMPIEALLEEFRENHSYESFEVKEQKPCVIPRSPLAQLN
- the LOC127789533 gene encoding kinesin-like protein KIN-5C isoform X2, giving the protein MSGRHEKEKGVNVQVLLRCRPFSEEELRNNAPQVVTCNEYQREVAVSQNIAGKVIDRIFIFDKVFGPSAQQRDLYDQAIIPIVNEVLEGFNCTIFAYGQTGTGKTYTMEGECKRSKSGPNGELPPEAGVIPRAVKQIFDTLESQNAEYSVKVTFLELYNEEITDLLAPEEMSRVALEEKQKKQLPLMEDGKGGVLVRGLEEEIVTSASEIFTLLERGSAKRRTAETLLNKQSSRSHSLFSITIHIKEATPEGEELIKCGKLNLVDLAGSENISRSGAREGRAREAGEINKSLLTLGRVISALVEHLGHVPYRDSKLTRLLRDSLGGRTKTCIIATVSPAVHCLEETLSTLDYAHRAKNIKNRPEVNQKMMKSTLIKDLYGEIDRLKAEVYAAREKNGVYIPKERYHQEETERKAMADQIEQMGVTIETHQKQLEELQGKYDVQVQKCSDLSMKLDTTQKNLNQTNKMLSSTEDELRRCQYALKERDFIISEQKKAENALAHQACVLQSDLEKSLQDNASLYMKIAREDKLNVNNRSIVNNFQTELVQQLGSLCNTVTISISRQNEHLHGIEKLCHSFLETQNKAITDLKKKMTASRAMYISHIEAMQNVVRLHNANSNAGLEEISASISSNVHSIEQFLAAEAVEANSIFDDLRGILSTHQGEMAHFTRELRQRFNVSVEHSKKISEFTHGFLHELIEELGKLQSHATQSDEIQRTSIAEFQKAYESKSDAEKLIADVTNLVSHHIRRQKELVDARLVGLKETVIGNKTFLDEHVSSMKGITTDAKRKWQEFSMQADNDAQDSADFSAAKHCRMELLLQQCVNTVETASQHWKRTHESVNERGSQHVSTMMALVRNVSDTNVQHDSEIASATAAAEDDVARNCEDLIQHCDIVSGQERGCVTGILAEVKDHGDTIGVLREDHSVQLASIEQKAADTFGQKYMDYEPTGTTPIRSELDIPSKGTIESLRTMPIEALLEEFRENHSYESFEVKEQKPCVIPRSPLAQLN